From Triticum urartu cultivar G1812 chromosome 2, Tu2.1, whole genome shotgun sequence, a single genomic window includes:
- the LOC125535439 gene encoding NAD-dependent protein deacetylase SRT1 isoform X2, with product MASVSQDELALLSGRELVAHLANSCHRADFEAVARVLDARDRKIAKDKAALKAVLADLDAARAQEREVAEAKSKLEATILWKKYKAALDSRRRPLDSAKEVARLLGDSVRRDESRVEEANEGEVEDLDDTDLYVPDCVWESGGGGMECDGVRRGTMAARRNAAVAGEARRRAAVAVLEEMGPAQLGRGEGKTATGLENLKKSREMSLGYAEKLSYREDVGTVGMPEKFDSPKLLQGKIEELAVMVQKSKHLVVFTGAGISTSSGIPDFRGPKGVWTLQRAGKGVPDASLPFHRAAPTLTHMALVELERAGLLKFVISQNVDSLHLRSGFPREKLAELHGNSFKEVCPCCKTEYLRDFEIETIGLKDTPRRCTDKNCGARLKDTVLDWEDALPPEEMNSAEEQCRTADLVLCLGTSLQITPACNMPLLSIKNGGKVAIVNLQATPKDKKASLVIHGFVDKVIAGVMCILSLRIPPYIRTDFIQLLLRHTVKKKCVRWTLRVTSVHGMRAPLSFLRSIEVSFPDRSDMKPVVLMEQPFSLQRETSMTSIFSMLLTLNFSDGCGCSSSSIECHVNFQKQKESFVRDRSLVLQELKCTAERQSRAGQQSILERESLPRAETSIHAFVTNIIRYDAADLKVADHKGSWMNSGSSTSSNLAKRLVEGASGYSASTKKLKC from the exons ATGGCCTCCGTCTCCCAGGACGAGCTTGCTCTCCTCTCTGGCAGGGAGCTCGTGGCCCACCTCGCCAACTCCTGCCACAGGGCCGACTTTGAGGCGGTCGCGCGCGTCCTTGATGCGCGGGACCGCAAGATcgccaaggacaaggctgcgctaaAGGCCGTGCTCGCTGACCTAGACGCTGCGAGAGCGCAGGAGCGCGAGGTCGCTGAGGCCAAGTCCAAGTTGGAGGCCACCATACTGTGGAAGAAGTACAAGGCGGCCTTGGACTCGCGCCGCCGACCGCTGGACAGTGCCAAGGAGGTGGCGCGCCTGCTTGGGGACTCGGTACGTCGGGATGAGTCGCGTGTCGAGGAGGCGAATGAGGGGGAGGTGGAGGACCTCGACGATACTGACCTCTACGTGCCTGACTGCGTGTGGGAGAGTGGCGGCGGTGGGATGGAATGCGACGGAGTAAGGAGAGGCACAATGGCGGCGAGGCGGAATGCGGCCGTGGCAGGGGAGGCGCGAAGGCGGGCGGCTGTCGCCGTGTTGGAGGAGATGGGCCCTGCTCAGCTCGGGCGGGGTGAGGG GAAGACAGCAACGGGTTTGGAGAACCTCAAGAAGAGCAGAGAGATGTCGCTAGGCTATGCAGAGAAGCTATCTTACCGAGAGGATGTGGGCACTGTGGGCATGCCTGAGAAGTTCGACTCCCCCAAACTCCTCCAAGGGAAG ATAGAAGAGCTTGCAGTTATGGTGCAAAAG AGTAAGCATCTAGTGGTGTTTACCGGAGCAGGAATATCAACTTCATCAGGCATACCTGATTTCCGAGGCCCAAAGGGTGTGTGGACTCTGCAG CGTGCAGGAAAAGGTGTTCCTGATGCTTCACTCCCATTTCACCGAGCTGCTCCAACCTTGACTCATATGGCATTAGTTGAATTGGAAAGAGCAGGTCTCCTAAAGTTTGTCATAAGCCAG AATGTTGACAGCCTACATTTGCGTTCTGGCTTCCCAAGGGAGAAGCTGGCTGAATTGCATGGAAATTCTTTCAAGGAGGTCTGCCCATGCTGTAAAACGGA GTACCTTCGTGATTTTGAAATAGAGACAATAGGACTGAAGGATACTCCAAGGCGTTGTACAGACAAGAACTGTGGAGCTAGATTAAAAGATACAGTTCTTGATTGGGAG GATGCGTTACCCCCTGAGGAGATGAATTCTGCCGAGGAGCAGTGTCGAACAGCTGATCTTGTCCTATGTCTAGGAACTAG CTTGCAGATTACTCCTGCATGTAATATGCCTCTGTTGTCAATCAAGAATGGGGGAAAGGTTGCTATTGTTAATCTTCAG GCAACTCCGAAAGATAAAAAGGCAAGCCTTGTCATCCATGGGTTTGTGGATAAG GTCATTGCTGGAGTGATGTGCATTCTGAGTTTGCGCATTCCTCCATATATACGTACTGACTTCATTCAACTTCTTCTTCGGCACACAGTGAAAA AGAAATGTGTAAGATGGACTCTGCGAGTAACTAGCGTTCATGGCATGCGAGCACCATTGTCATTTCTTCGGTCAATCGAG GTTTCCTTTCCAGACAGATCTGACATGAAGCCTGTAGTGCTTATGGAGCAACCGTTTTCTTTGCAGAG GGAAACATCAATGACTAGCATATTTTCCATGTTGCTGACATTGAACTTCAGTGATGGTTGTGGCTGCTCAAGCTCGTCAATTGAATGCCATGTTAATTTCCAG AAGCAAAAGGAGAGTTTTGTTAGAGATAGAAGCCTAGTCCTGCAGGAGTTGAAGTGCACTGCAGAGCGCCAGTCTCGTGCCGGGCAGCAATCGATTCTTGAAAGGGAGAGTCTGCCAAGAGCCGAGACATCTATACACGCGTTTGTGACCAACATTATCAGGTACGACGCTGCAGATCTCAAGGTGGCTGATCATAAGGGTAGTTGGATGAACAGCGGCAGCAGTACCAGCAGCAACCTTGCAAAACGGCTCGTGGAAGGTGCTAGTGGCTACTCCGCCTCGACAAAGAAGCTAAAGTGCTAG
- the LOC125540863 gene encoding UDP-glycosyltransferase 92A1-like codes for MAAETDHHRRVDHVVLFPFMAQGHFAPFRCLAALVRRCRPDARVTVVATVDAAESIRAHLDHDAVAVHVLPFSPVGASQRLIDLFLASESLRPAFHQFIAGLRRSDPRAYVHVVADMFLAWTADVARGDPGVTHSVLLTTGGYGSALYFSLWNSVPLVPDDAECFQLPSFPDIRVHRSQLTDHLATADGGDEWSTFIHRQIAAFSRADALLVNTAEKLEPKGLSMLRQSLNNVQVFPVGPLLRAASSSSPQETTSRSPILVWLDKQPPGSVLYVSFGSLYTISASQATELAMGLQKSGHKFVWVVQPAADVNGSESPSSGLPDGFAERMEVAGRGLVVQCWAPQVEILAHPATGAFLTHCGWNSAQESLAAGVPMVGWPLSAEQFYNAKLLVEEMGVCVELARSTAAAVTRDEVLKAVDRVLGETSGVRDVMRRKAAEMKEAIDAARDSDDEYSSLGVTRRFLDAMARTSSVMGTTISGTSGEAQGRPGWPKRGMKPNPLNTEELIAVQELKI; via the coding sequence ATGGCAGCGGAAACCGATCACCACCGACGCGTTGATCATGTCGTGCTGTTCCCGTTCATGGCGCAGGGCCACTTCGCGCCGTTCCGCTGCCTCGCCGCCCTCGTGCGCCGCTGCCGCCCCGACGCCCGCGTCACCGTCGTCGCCACCGTCGACGCAGCCGAGTCCATCCGCGCCCACCTCGACCACGACGCCGTCGCTGTCCACGTGCTCCCTTTCAGCCCCGTCGGCGCTTCCCAGCGGCTCATCGACCTCTTCCTCGCCTCCGAGTCCCTCCGCCCGGCGTTTCACCAGTTCATCGCGGGCCTCAGACGCTCCGACCCCCGCGCCTACGTGCACGTCGTGGCGGACATGTTCCTGGCCTGGACGGCGGACGTAGCCCGCGGCGACCCCGGCGTCACGCACTCCGTCTTGCTCACCACCGGCGGCTACGGCTCGGCACTCTACTTCTCGCTCTGGAACAGCGTCCCGCTTGTCCCCGACGACGCCGAGTGCTTCCAGTTGCCGAGCTTCCCGGACATCCGCGTCCACCGCTCGCAGCTCACCGACCACCTCGCGACGGCTGACGGCGGCGACGAGTGGTCCACCTTCATCCACAGGCAGATCGCCGCCTTCTCCCGCGCCGATGCGCTGCTCGTCAACACCGCCGAGAAGCTGGAGCCCAAGGGATTAAGCATGCTCCGGCAATCGCTCAACAATGTCCAGGTTTTCCCGGTCGGGCCACTGCTCCGAGCGGCAAGTTCGTCGTCCCCGCAGGAGACGACATCGAGGAGCCCCATCTTGGTGTGGCTCGACAAGCAACCACCGGGCTCAGTGTTGTACGTGTCGTTCGGGTCGTTGTACACGATCTCCGCGTCGCAGGCGACGGAGCTGGCAATGGGGCTCCAGAAGAGCGGGCACAAATTCGTGTGGGTGGTCCAGCCCGCCGCCGACGTGAACGGCAGCGAGTCGCCGTCCTCGGGCCTTCCGGACGGGTTCGCGGAGAGGATGGAGGTTGCCGGGCGCGGGCTGGTTGTGCAGTGCTGGGCACCGCAGGTGGAGATCCTGGCGCACCCGGCCACGGGCGCCTTCCTAACGCACTGTGGGTGGAACTCGGCACAGGAGAGCCTCGCCGCGGGCGTGCCGATGGTGGGGTGGCCGCTCTCGGCGGAACAGTTCTACAATGCCAAGTTGCTAGTGGAGGAGATGGGGGTGTGCGTGGAGCTGGCACGCAGCACCGCGGCGGCCGTGACGAGGGACGAGGTGTTGAAGGCGGTGGATAGGGTGCTCGGCGAGACGTCCGGAGTGCGTGACGTGATGAGGAGGAAGGCCGCGGAGATGAAGGAGGCGATCGACGCGGCGAGGGACAGCGACGACGAGTACTCATCGCTTGGAGTGACGCGGAGGTTCTTGGACGCGATGGCGCGTACATCGTCTGTCATGGGAACAACTATATCTGGCACTTCAGGTGAAGCCCAAGGACGACCTGGCTGGCCCAAGCGAGGGATGAAGCCCAACCCACTTAACACAGAGGAGCTGATAGCGGTCCAGGAACTGAAGATATAG
- the LOC125540865 gene encoding uncharacterized protein LOC125540865, protein MYHVAEIQLSLMHDIFYRKNELIHNWYGYCIRVALLPATVTALLLFRRVGDKDGFSKVDLVATYVWLSGAVVLEITSVLRAMSSTWRYLCFTRIRILPCCMPPISRPLLYLLELVFQSGELVRRAIQKVGILKRYWSGSMGQHNFIYMCSHCKDSRGSKIARWIGREDWWNTLVYTSLSVPVSLDFSELLKEQLWASVGVDKENRDHIQNSRGRAALKKRGLHEELAWSVDSELDESILVWHIATDVYLSWYEAEHKRLPHPAKVTQELSNYMMFLLAARPYMLPDNASRQRYIELCNKVIYHLQYNSAVDLIKLMQGHGDALNAEQTQPAVVVENLVVDMPAATTKESSVTFDRACQLGSKLISKGLETPDAMLDLISQVWVEMLCYTGYRCRPDSHARQLSSGGEITTVVAILMEFLKSDFSEVQQRRAGC, encoded by the coding sequence ATGTACCATGTTGCTGAGATCCAACTCTCGCTGATGCACGACATCTTCTACAGGAAGAATGAGTTGATCCACAATTGGTACGGGTATTGCATCCGTGTTGCCTTGCTGCCGGCCACTGTCACCGCATTGCTGCTGTTCCGTCGAGTAGGTGACAAAGATGGTTTCAGCAAAGTAGATCTTGTTGCCACTTATGTTTGGCTCTCTGGAGCCGTCGTCCTGGAGATCACATCAGTGCTGAGGGCCATGTCCTCCACCTGGAGGTACCTGTGTTTCACCCGCATCCGCATTCTTCCTTGTTGTATGCCTCCTATTAGTCGTCCATTGTTATATCTTCTTGAACTTGTATTTCAATCTGGGGAGCTCGTCAGACGGGCAATACAGAAAGTAGGAATACTTAAGAGGTACTGGTCAGGCTCCATGGGGCAACACAACTTCATTTACATGTGCAGCCACTGTAAGGACAGCCGAGGCAGCAAAATCGCGAGATGGATAGGAAGAGAGGACTGGTGGAACACACTGGTTTACACGTCCTTGTCTGTCCCCGTCTCGCTAGATTTCAGCGAGCTGCTGAAGGAACAACTGTGGGCAAGTGTGGGCGTCGACAAAGAGAATCGAGACCACATCCAAAACTCAAGGGGCCGGGCGGCGCTGAAGAAGAGGGGGTTGCATGAGGAGCTGGCCTGGAGTGTGGACTCTGAGCTGGATGAGAGCATCCTGGTTTGGCACATCGCCACTGATGTCTACCTCAGCTGGTACGAGGCGGAACATAAACGCCTGCCACATCCTGCAAAGGTAACCCAGGAGCTCTCCAATTACATGATGTTTCTGCTCGCAGCACGTCCCTACATGCTGCCTGACAATGCTAGTCGCCAAAGGTATATTGAACTGTGCAACAAGGTGATCTATCATCTCCAATACAACTCGGCCGTGGATTTGATCAAGTTAATGCAGGGGCATGGAGATGCTCTCAATGCTGAACAAACTCAGCCTGCCGTTGTGGTGGAAAATCTAGTAGTCGATATGCCTGCTGCTACAACCAAAGAGAGTAGTGTAACATTTGACAGAGCATGTCAGCTTGGCTCGAAGCTGATTAGCAAAGGGCTGGAAACACCTGATGCCATGCTTGATCTGATCAGCCAAGTGTGGGTGGAGATGCTCTGCTACACAGGATACCGGTGCAGGCCAGATTCTCATGCCAGACAGCTGAGCAGTGGCGGCGAGATCACCACCGTCGTTGCCATTTTGATGGAATTCTTGAAATCTGATTTTTCTGAAGTTCAACAAAGAAGAGCGGGATGCTGA
- the LOC125540864 gene encoding UDP-glycosyltransferase 92A1-like, whose product MAAETDHHPRADHVVLFPFMAQGHLAPFRCLAALVRRCRPDARVTFVATSCTAESLRAHLDDEGIAVHALPFSPANASVRSFQQLIDLFHASESLRPAFHQFIAGLRRSDPLADVHVVADMFLAWTVDVARGDPGVTHSVLLTCSGYGSALYFSLWNSVPLVPNGDDDECFLLPSFPDISVHRSQLTDHLAAADGGDAWSTFISRQIAAFSRADALLVNTAEKLEPKGLSMLRQWLNNVPVFPVGPLLRAARSALPEKATTSSPILAWLGEQPPGSVLYVSFGSLYTISASQVTELAMGLEKSGHKFVWVAQPAADMNGSESPSSGLPEGFVERMEAAGRGLVAQCWAPQVEILAHPATGAFLTHCGWNSAQESLACGVPMVGWPLSAEQFYNAKLLAEEMGMCVELARGASAAVTRDEVAEAVERVLGETSGVRAAMRRKGAEMKEVVDAARDGDGEQSSLGVTRRFLDAMARTR is encoded by the coding sequence ATGGCAGCTGAAACCGATCACCACCCACGCGCTGATCACGTCGTGCTGTTCCCGTTCATGGCGCAGGGCCACCTCGCGCCGTTCCGCTGCCTCGCCGCCCTCGTGCGCCGCTGCCGGCCGGACGCCCGGGTCACCTTCGTCGCCACCTCCTGCACGGCCGAATCCCTCCGCGCCCACCTCGACGACGAAGGCATCGCCGTCCACGCCCTCCCCTTCAGCCCCGCCAACGCCAGCGTCCGCTCCTTCCAGCAGCTCATCGACCTCTTCCACGCCTCCGAGTCACTCCGCCCGGCGTTCCACCAGTTCATCGCGGGCCTCAGACGCTCCGACCCCCTCGCCGACGTGCACGTCGTGGCGGACATGTTCCTGGCCTGGACGGTGGACGTCGCACGCGGCGACCCCGGCGTCACGCACTCCGTCCTGCTCACCTGCAGCGGCTACGGCTCGGCGCTCTACTTCTCGCTCTGGAACAGCGTCCCGCTTGTCCCCAACGGCGACGATGACGAGTGCTTCCTCCTCCCGAGCTTCCCGGACATCAGCGTCCACCGTTCGCAGCTCACCGATCACCTCGCGGCGGCCGACGGCGGCGACGCGTGGTCCACCTTCATCAGCAGGCAGATCGCCGCCTTCTCCCGTGCCGACGCGCTGCTCGTCAACACCGCCGAGAAGCTGGAGCCAAAGGGATTAAGCATGCTTAGGCAATGGCTCAACAATGTCCCGGTATTCCCGGTCGGGCCGCTGCTCCGGGCAGCAAGATCGGCATTGCCGGAGAAGGCGACAACGAGTAGCCCCATCTTGGCGTGGCTCGGCGAGCAACCGCCAGGCTCGGTGCTGTACGTGTCGTTCGGGTCGCTGTACACGATCTCTGCGTCGCAGGTGACGGAGCTGGCAATGGGGCTCGAGAAGAGCGGGCACAAGTTCGTGTGGGTGGCCCAGCCCGCCGCCGACATGAACGGCAGCGAGTCGCCGTCGTCGGGTCTGCCGGAGGGGTTCGTGGAGAGAATGGAGGCGGCAGGGCGCGGGCTGGTGGCGCAGTGCTGGGCACCGCAGGTGGAGATCCTGGCGCACCCTGCCACGGGCGCCTTCCTGACGCACTGCGGGTGGAACTCGGCGCAGGAGAGCCTCGCCTGCGGCGTGCCGATGGTCGGGTGGCCGCTCTCGGCGGAGCAGTTCTACAATGCCAAGTTGCTAGCGGAGGAGATGGGGATGTGCGTGGAGCTGGCGCGCGGCGCGTCGGCGGCCGTGACGAGGGACGAGGTGGCGGAGGCGGTGGAGAGGGTGCTCGGCGAGACGTCCGGAGTGCGCGCTGCGATGAGGCGGAAGGGCGCGGAAATGAAGGAGGTGGTCGACGCGGCGAGGGACGGCGACGGCGAGCAGTCATCGCTGGGAGTGACCCGGAGGTTCTTGGACGCGATGGCACGTACGCGATGA
- the LOC125535439 gene encoding NAD-dependent protein deacetylase SRT1 isoform X1, with amino-acid sequence MASVSQDELALLSGRELVAHLANSCHRADFEAVARVLDARDRKIAKDKAALKAVLADLDAARAQEREVAEAKSKLEATILWKKYKAALDSRRRPLDSAKEVARLLGDSVRRDESRVEEANEGEVEDLDDTDLYVPDCVWESGGGGMECDGVRRGTMAARRNAAVAGEARRRAAVAVLEEMGPAQLGRGEGSNRKTATGLENLKKSREMSLGYAEKLSYREDVGTVGMPEKFDSPKLLQGKIEELAVMVQKSKHLVVFTGAGISTSSGIPDFRGPKGVWTLQRAGKGVPDASLPFHRAAPTLTHMALVELERAGLLKFVISQNVDSLHLRSGFPREKLAELHGNSFKEVCPCCKTEYLRDFEIETIGLKDTPRRCTDKNCGARLKDTVLDWEDALPPEEMNSAEEQCRTADLVLCLGTSLQITPACNMPLLSIKNGGKVAIVNLQATPKDKKASLVIHGFVDKVIAGVMCILSLRIPPYIRTDFIQLLLRHTVKKKCVRWTLRVTSVHGMRAPLSFLRSIEVSFPDRSDMKPVVLMEQPFSLQRETSMTSIFSMLLTLNFSDGCGCSSSSIECHVNFQKQKESFVRDRSLVLQELKCTAERQSRAGQQSILERESLPRAETSIHAFVTNIIRYDAADLKVADHKGSWMNSGSSTSSNLAKRLVEGASGYSASTKKLKC; translated from the exons ATGGCCTCCGTCTCCCAGGACGAGCTTGCTCTCCTCTCTGGCAGGGAGCTCGTGGCCCACCTCGCCAACTCCTGCCACAGGGCCGACTTTGAGGCGGTCGCGCGCGTCCTTGATGCGCGGGACCGCAAGATcgccaaggacaaggctgcgctaaAGGCCGTGCTCGCTGACCTAGACGCTGCGAGAGCGCAGGAGCGCGAGGTCGCTGAGGCCAAGTCCAAGTTGGAGGCCACCATACTGTGGAAGAAGTACAAGGCGGCCTTGGACTCGCGCCGCCGACCGCTGGACAGTGCCAAGGAGGTGGCGCGCCTGCTTGGGGACTCGGTACGTCGGGATGAGTCGCGTGTCGAGGAGGCGAATGAGGGGGAGGTGGAGGACCTCGACGATACTGACCTCTACGTGCCTGACTGCGTGTGGGAGAGTGGCGGCGGTGGGATGGAATGCGACGGAGTAAGGAGAGGCACAATGGCGGCGAGGCGGAATGCGGCCGTGGCAGGGGAGGCGCGAAGGCGGGCGGCTGTCGCCGTGTTGGAGGAGATGGGCCCTGCTCAGCTCGGGCGGGGTGAGGG ATCGAACAGGAAGACAGCAACGGGTTTGGAGAACCTCAAGAAGAGCAGAGAGATGTCGCTAGGCTATGCAGAGAAGCTATCTTACCGAGAGGATGTGGGCACTGTGGGCATGCCTGAGAAGTTCGACTCCCCCAAACTCCTCCAAGGGAAG ATAGAAGAGCTTGCAGTTATGGTGCAAAAG AGTAAGCATCTAGTGGTGTTTACCGGAGCAGGAATATCAACTTCATCAGGCATACCTGATTTCCGAGGCCCAAAGGGTGTGTGGACTCTGCAG CGTGCAGGAAAAGGTGTTCCTGATGCTTCACTCCCATTTCACCGAGCTGCTCCAACCTTGACTCATATGGCATTAGTTGAATTGGAAAGAGCAGGTCTCCTAAAGTTTGTCATAAGCCAG AATGTTGACAGCCTACATTTGCGTTCTGGCTTCCCAAGGGAGAAGCTGGCTGAATTGCATGGAAATTCTTTCAAGGAGGTCTGCCCATGCTGTAAAACGGA GTACCTTCGTGATTTTGAAATAGAGACAATAGGACTGAAGGATACTCCAAGGCGTTGTACAGACAAGAACTGTGGAGCTAGATTAAAAGATACAGTTCTTGATTGGGAG GATGCGTTACCCCCTGAGGAGATGAATTCTGCCGAGGAGCAGTGTCGAACAGCTGATCTTGTCCTATGTCTAGGAACTAG CTTGCAGATTACTCCTGCATGTAATATGCCTCTGTTGTCAATCAAGAATGGGGGAAAGGTTGCTATTGTTAATCTTCAG GCAACTCCGAAAGATAAAAAGGCAAGCCTTGTCATCCATGGGTTTGTGGATAAG GTCATTGCTGGAGTGATGTGCATTCTGAGTTTGCGCATTCCTCCATATATACGTACTGACTTCATTCAACTTCTTCTTCGGCACACAGTGAAAA AGAAATGTGTAAGATGGACTCTGCGAGTAACTAGCGTTCATGGCATGCGAGCACCATTGTCATTTCTTCGGTCAATCGAG GTTTCCTTTCCAGACAGATCTGACATGAAGCCTGTAGTGCTTATGGAGCAACCGTTTTCTTTGCAGAG GGAAACATCAATGACTAGCATATTTTCCATGTTGCTGACATTGAACTTCAGTGATGGTTGTGGCTGCTCAAGCTCGTCAATTGAATGCCATGTTAATTTCCAG AAGCAAAAGGAGAGTTTTGTTAGAGATAGAAGCCTAGTCCTGCAGGAGTTGAAGTGCACTGCAGAGCGCCAGTCTCGTGCCGGGCAGCAATCGATTCTTGAAAGGGAGAGTCTGCCAAGAGCCGAGACATCTATACACGCGTTTGTGACCAACATTATCAGGTACGACGCTGCAGATCTCAAGGTGGCTGATCATAAGGGTAGTTGGATGAACAGCGGCAGCAGTACCAGCAGCAACCTTGCAAAACGGCTCGTGGAAGGTGCTAGTGGCTACTCCGCCTCGACAAAGAAGCTAAAGTGCTAG